Proteins encoded within one genomic window of Candidatus Effluviviaceae Genus V sp.:
- a CDS encoding mechanosensitive ion channel, whose amino-acid sequence MEALVGWFADVTGMTPENSEKVLWTIAVIVLMWALRSLTLRIVWRRTDDARTRYGWGKVTGYVSALIAVIVIVRLWFAGFGQFATFAGLVSAGVAIALRDVIADFAAWIFIVTRRPFQVGDRIQIADHRGDVIDIRVFQFTLMEVGNWVHADQSTGRVLHIPNGLVMTTPLANYSRGFRYIWNEIPVLITFESDWKKAKAILEEVIKDRAENLSDRAQRMVREASKKFMIFYQTLTPTVYTSVEASGVLLTMRYLCRPRRRRGTEQFIWEDVLEAFAREPDIDFAYPTQRFYSTRDARPSQDDGEDTPAP is encoded by the coding sequence ATGGAAGCACTCGTCGGCTGGTTCGCCGATGTGACAGGGATGACACCGGAGAACTCAGAGAAGGTGCTCTGGACGATCGCCGTCATCGTCCTGATGTGGGCGCTCAGGTCGCTGACGCTCAGGATCGTCTGGCGGCGGACCGACGACGCCCGGACCAGGTACGGGTGGGGGAAGGTCACCGGGTACGTCTCGGCGCTGATCGCCGTCATCGTCATCGTGAGGCTCTGGTTCGCCGGCTTCGGTCAGTTCGCGACCTTCGCAGGCCTGGTCTCCGCCGGTGTCGCCATCGCCCTGCGCGACGTGATCGCCGACTTCGCCGCGTGGATCTTCATCGTGACACGAAGACCGTTCCAGGTCGGCGACCGCATCCAGATCGCTGATCACAGGGGGGACGTCATCGACATCCGCGTTTTCCAGTTCACGCTCATGGAGGTGGGGAACTGGGTCCACGCCGACCAGAGCACCGGGCGCGTCCTTCACATCCCGAACGGGCTTGTCATGACGACGCCGCTGGCGAACTACAGCCGCGGCTTCCGGTACATCTGGAACGAGATCCCGGTGCTCATCACGTTCGAGAGCGACTGGAAGAAGGCCAAGGCCATTCTGGAGGAGGTCATCAAGGACCGCGCCGAGAACCTCTCCGACCGGGCCCAGAGGATGGTGCGCGAGGCGAGCAAGAAGTTCATGATCTTCTACCAGACGCTGACGCCGACCGTCTACACGAGCGTGGAGGCCAGCGGCGTCCTGCTGACCATGCGGTACCTCTGTCGGCCGCGCAGGCGGCGCGGCACTGAGCAGTTCATATGGGAGGATGTCCTCGAGGCATTCGCCCGCGAGCCCGACATCGACTTCGCCTACCCGACGCAGCGTTTCTACAGCACACGGGACGCCCGGCCGTCACAGGACGACGGGGAGGACACACCGGCGCCCTGA